A stretch of Lathyrus oleraceus cultivar Zhongwan6 chromosome 6, CAAS_Psat_ZW6_1.0, whole genome shotgun sequence DNA encodes these proteins:
- the LOC127094508 gene encoding uncharacterized protein LOC127094508 produces MQMFVNGLKIKTKQLIDTAAGGSTNFSTTTGIKKIIEVIAANKHMELYDRCQSKLEGVIDLKLETNKIRIEDTIPAEVDKKLKVEEIKFLKKNNPYSNKYNPGWKNHPNFSWKDQKAIAPQHGQYQTQYQQHQQQQIPKKAEWEIAIERMATYHVQFQAQGVLPSAIVPNPREHHNGMKIPIKEEDRGAVTISCTIGDRSFNKALIDLGASVSLMPLSIYKKLGIEVVQDTRMTLQFADYSVKKPYGIVKDVLVKIDKFVFPVDFLILEMPEDEEITLILGRPFLETGRCVINIEAGTMTLKVYDEEVKINV; encoded by the exons atgcagatgtttgtgaatggTCTAAAAATAAAGACCAAACAACTAATTGATACCGCAGCCGGTGGttccacaaatttttcaacaaCCACAggtatcaagaagatcattgaagttATTGCTGCTAATAAGCACATGGAGTTGTATGATAGGTGTCAAAGCAAACTAGAAGGGGTGATAGATTTAAAGCTGGAAACTAATAAAATTCGTATTGAAGACACTATACCTGCTGAAGTTGATAAGAAATTGAAG GTGGAAGAaatcaaattcttgaagaaaaATAATCCTTACTCCAACAAATATAAcccggggtggaaaaatcatcccaatTTCTCATGGAAAGATCAAAAAGCGATCGCCCCTCAACATGGTCAGTACCAAACTCAATATCAGCAACATCAACAGCAACAGATACCTAAGAAAGCTGAgtgggagattgccattgaaagAATGGCAACTTATCATGTTCAATTTCAAGCACAAGGTGTTCTACCTAGTGCAATTGTGCCCAATCCTAGAGAGCATCATAAC GGTATGAAGATTCCGATAAAGGAGGAAGATCGAGGAGCTGTTACCATCTCGTGTACTATTGGAGATAGGTCGTTCAACAAAGCTCTTATTGATCtgggagctagtgtgagtctcatgccattatccatttacaagaagcTTGGTATAGAGGTGGTGCAAGATACCAGGATGACACTCCAATTCGCAGATTATTCGGTCAAGAAACCGTATGGTATTGTTAAAGATGTCCTGGTGAAAATTGACAAATTTGTATTTCCGGTCGATTTTTTAATTCTAgagatgccggaagatgaagagatcACTCTCATTCTTGGTAGACCCTTTTTGGAGACGGGAAGATGTGTAATCAACATAGAAGCAGGAACCATGACGTTGAAGGTTTATGATGAGGAAGTGAAAATCAATGTTTGA